Proteins encoded together in one Falco peregrinus isolate bFalPer1 chromosome 2, bFalPer1.pri, whole genome shotgun sequence window:
- the C2H17orf75 gene encoding protein Njmu-R1 isoform X2, which translates to MLPALPDGDERELESSEEGGGAGEERRPERHGSTYHSLYSYRSCSLSLLDTNLPSEAETELRSFIAKRLTKGALFEGMGNVVSVGLSIPEYKVGCYYCRFQQENLEMATLESDINAPEYVVCFLGGSEKGLELFRLELDKYIRSLKINLDLEQNPWETYVNPYLRSWFENAICPIQRVVQLFQEKLAFLLHAALSYTPVEVKNADERTEKDISRFLAAASLQGLVQEGTMTSLCIAMTEEQHKSMIIDCSGPQPQLHNAASNRFCEDWMQAFVNGAEGGNPFLFRQILENFKLKAIQDINNLKRYIRQAEMNHYALFKCYMFLKNCGSGDILLKIVKVEHAEMPEARNVVTVLEEFMRETSVA; encoded by the exons ATGCTGCCGGCGCTGCCGGACGGCGACGAGCGGGAGCTGGAGAGCAGTGAggagggcggcggcgcgggcgaggagcggcggcCGGAGCGGCACGGCAGCACCTACCACAGCCTGTACAGCTACCGGAGCTGCAG CCTCTCCTTGCTGGACACTAACTTGCCATCTGAAGCAGAGACTGAGTTGCGCAGTTTTATCGCTAAGCGTCTTACTAAAGGAGCCCTGTTCGAAGGAATGGGGAATGTAGTGTCAGTGGGACTGag cATACCAGAATATAAAGTTGGTTGTTATTACTGTCGTTTCCAACAAGAAAATCTAGAAATGGCAACACTGGAATCAGACATCAATGCTCCAGAATACGTGGTTTGTTTCTTAGGTGGCTCAGAGAAAGGTCTGGAACT TTTCAGACTTGAGCTGGACAAATACATTCGAAGTCTGAAGATAAACCTTGATTTGGAG CAAAACCCCTGGGAGACCTACGTTAACCCCTACTTGCGAAGCTGGTTTGAGAATGCTATATGCCCTATTCAGAGAGTGGTACAGCTCTTCCAGGAGAAACTTGCCTTCTTGTTACATGCT gctttgaGTTATACTCCTGTAGAAGTTAAAAACGCagatgaaagaacagaaaaagacatCAGCAG GTttctggcagctgccagcctcCAAGGACTTGTTCAGGAAGGCACAATGACCTCCTTGTGTATTGCCATGACTGAAGAACAGCACAAGTCAATGATTATAGACTGTAGTGGACCTCAGCCTCAGTTGCATAATGCAG CAAGCAACAGATTCTGTGAGGACTGGATGCAAGCTTTTGTGAATGGTGCTGAAGGTGGAAATCCATTTCTCTTCCGGCAGATTTTGGAAAACTTTAAATTGAAG GCTATACAAGACATTAACAACCTGAAGAGGTATATCCGCCAGGCTGAAATGAACCACTATGCCTTGTTCAAGTGttacatgtttttaaagaactgtgGCAGTGGAGACATCCTTTTGAAGATTGTTAAAGTAGAACATGCAGAAATGCCAGAAGCCAGAAACGTAGTGACCGTCCTTGAGGAATTCATGAGAGAAACATCAGTGGCttaa
- the C2H17orf75 gene encoding protein Njmu-R1 isoform X1 yields MLPALPDGDERELESSEEGGGAGEERRPERHGSTYHSLYSYRSCRCWQQAGGSAGGSADGSPGSAGAETPSGEDFSLSLLDTNLPSEAETELRSFIAKRLTKGALFEGMGNVVSVGLSIPEYKVGCYYCRFQQENLEMATLESDINAPEYVVCFLGGSEKGLELFRLELDKYIRSLKINLDLEQNPWETYVNPYLRSWFENAICPIQRVVQLFQEKLAFLLHAALSYTPVEVKNADERTEKDISRFLAAASLQGLVQEGTMTSLCIAMTEEQHKSMIIDCSGPQPQLHNAASNRFCEDWMQAFVNGAEGGNPFLFRQILENFKLKAIQDINNLKRYIRQAEMNHYALFKCYMFLKNCGSGDILLKIVKVEHAEMPEARNVVTVLEEFMRETSVA; encoded by the exons ATGCTGCCGGCGCTGCCGGACGGCGACGAGCGGGAGCTGGAGAGCAGTGAggagggcggcggcgcgggcgaggagcggcggcCGGAGCGGCACGGCAGCACCTACCACAGCCTGTACAGCTACCGGAGCTGCAG gtgctggcagcaggcggggggcagcgcgggTGGCAGCGCCGATGGCAGCCCCGGCAGCGCGGGGGCAGAGACACCCTCCGGCGAAGACTTCAG CCTCTCCTTGCTGGACACTAACTTGCCATCTGAAGCAGAGACTGAGTTGCGCAGTTTTATCGCTAAGCGTCTTACTAAAGGAGCCCTGTTCGAAGGAATGGGGAATGTAGTGTCAGTGGGACTGag cATACCAGAATATAAAGTTGGTTGTTATTACTGTCGTTTCCAACAAGAAAATCTAGAAATGGCAACACTGGAATCAGACATCAATGCTCCAGAATACGTGGTTTGTTTCTTAGGTGGCTCAGAGAAAGGTCTGGAACT TTTCAGACTTGAGCTGGACAAATACATTCGAAGTCTGAAGATAAACCTTGATTTGGAG CAAAACCCCTGGGAGACCTACGTTAACCCCTACTTGCGAAGCTGGTTTGAGAATGCTATATGCCCTATTCAGAGAGTGGTACAGCTCTTCCAGGAGAAACTTGCCTTCTTGTTACATGCT gctttgaGTTATACTCCTGTAGAAGTTAAAAACGCagatgaaagaacagaaaaagacatCAGCAG GTttctggcagctgccagcctcCAAGGACTTGTTCAGGAAGGCACAATGACCTCCTTGTGTATTGCCATGACTGAAGAACAGCACAAGTCAATGATTATAGACTGTAGTGGACCTCAGCCTCAGTTGCATAATGCAG CAAGCAACAGATTCTGTGAGGACTGGATGCAAGCTTTTGTGAATGGTGCTGAAGGTGGAAATCCATTTCTCTTCCGGCAGATTTTGGAAAACTTTAAATTGAAG GCTATACAAGACATTAACAACCTGAAGAGGTATATCCGCCAGGCTGAAATGAACCACTATGCCTTGTTCAAGTGttacatgtttttaaagaactgtgGCAGTGGAGACATCCTTTTGAAGATTGTTAAAGTAGAACATGCAGAAATGCCAGAAGCCAGAAACGTAGTGACCGTCCTTGAGGAATTCATGAGAGAAACATCAGTGGCttaa